In Turicibacter sanguinis, a genomic segment contains:
- a CDS encoding right-handed parallel beta-helix repeat-containing protein: protein MSTLNVPHHYKTIQAAINAAHSGDTIRIKPGIYHESLQIIKKEHLYLLAHPGSVILDGENQANIGIEIDSHHIQIQGVQIINFIAGIVSIGNYNTFYQITCANHQQSGISFIGHHNQLLHCHLMDNKSSAISFSGNHNIFKANRVQNCSRGVVALGPSCHNYFIKNLLTHIETYALGIVSNGSKHHIFYKNTIDDSKYGILVQNGSSQLVKNNISHCHACGILIGHNQATICQNTLKANETGLDLYTDYSEITGNTIQSGHQTGINLNGSHNKISQNVVVHYNSIGILMNGYHNLQSHNILQGNQINLIENDLKEPLIDVPKDLED from the coding sequence ATGAGTACTTTAAACGTCCCACATCATTACAAAACCATACAAGCCGCTATTAACGCTGCTCATAGTGGCGATACCATTAGGATTAAACCTGGTATCTATCATGAATCACTTCAAATCATAAAAAAAGAACATCTCTATCTGCTGGCCCACCCTGGAAGCGTCATCCTTGACGGAGAAAATCAAGCTAATATTGGCATTGAAATCGACTCACATCACATCCAAATCCAAGGAGTGCAAATCATTAACTTTATAGCAGGTATTGTCTCAATTGGAAATTATAATACCTTTTACCAAATCACGTGTGCTAATCATCAACAAAGTGGTATTTCGTTTATAGGACACCATAACCAACTTCTGCACTGTCACCTCATGGATAATAAAAGTAGCGCCATTTCATTTTCGGGAAACCATAATATTTTCAAGGCGAATCGAGTTCAAAACTGTTCCCGTGGAGTGGTCGCCTTAGGTCCTTCTTGCCATAATTATTTCATCAAAAATCTTTTAACTCATATCGAAACGTATGCTCTTGGGATTGTCTCAAATGGATCAAAACATCATATTTTTTACAAAAATACAATTGATGATTCGAAATATGGAATTTTAGTTCAAAACGGAAGTTCGCAGCTCGTTAAAAACAATATTAGCCACTGTCATGCTTGCGGGATTTTAATCGGTCACAATCAAGCCACCATCTGTCAAAATACCTTAAAAGCGAATGAAACCGGACTTGATTTATATACTGACTACAGTGAGATTACAGGAAATACCATTCAAAGCGGCCATCAAACAGGTATAAATCTTAATGGTAGTCACAATAAAATCTCTCAAAACGTTGTGGTTCATTACAATAGTATTGGAATCTTAATGAATGGCTATCATAACTTACAAAGCCATAATATTTTACAAGGAAATCAAATCAATCTCATTGAAAATGATTTAAAAGAACCCTTGATCGACGTTCCAAAAGATTTAGAAGACTAA
- a CDS encoding shikimate kinase — protein MKSIILIGMMGSGKTTIGQALAADLSKSWVDTDQYIEEKEQQSISYLFEHHGESYFRDCETHALSELLSHVDIISTGGGIIVTEANRHLIQNEATVIYLKAEIKTLIHRINPTNRPLLQDEDIQTKLETLYKKRHQWYESCAHLTIEIDELGILETVDYIKSALKLY, from the coding sequence ATGAAATCAATCATTTTAATTGGGATGATGGGCAGTGGCAAGACAACAATTGGTCAAGCATTAGCGGCTGACTTATCTAAATCCTGGGTCGATACCGATCAATACATTGAAGAAAAAGAACAACAAAGCATTTCTTACTTATTTGAACATCACGGTGAATCTTACTTTAGAGATTGTGAAACTCATGCCCTTTCAGAGCTTCTATCACATGTTGATATCATTTCAACGGGTGGTGGAATCATTGTAACTGAGGCTAATCGTCACCTGATTCAAAATGAGGCAACCGTCATCTATTTAAAAGCAGAAATTAAAACCTTAATTCATCGCATTAATCCAACAAATCGTCCACTGCTTCAAGATGAAGACATTCAAACAAAACTTGAAACCCTATATAAAAAACGACATCAATGGTATGAGTCTTGCGCTCATTTAACGATTGAAATTGATGAACTAGGAATTTTAGAAACTGTTGATTATATTAAATCTGCGTTAAAACTTTATTAA